A stretch of the Ptiloglossa arizonensis isolate GNS036 chromosome 1, iyPtiAriz1_principal, whole genome shotgun sequence genome encodes the following:
- the Tap42 gene encoding immunoglobulin binding protein Tap42: MSEENSLNSGNDAKDIATLSQLFDKAFDLFNEINKTDEPTNSAKVQSDIRRAMYMLEDATRLVSIVDMFSHNESFEEVATENIKYFLLPAFLGTLATKICNTSDRMHIVNVAEIYFIDFLKRVKTYGLTDIEIPEVKPDAEKESTSGRIKSNAELITEMISRRNTKLQRYREQKELEASLVTFRRNLSSPNVDEEIKRQYFVVLIKLYVNLTIEELCSLAAEKPILEYINKMGKTETMTSYASQKRKPAPKLQPIIITRDEAQKKVYGAGYPSLPILTVQEFYDQRVKEGDWPNPSQQTQANSKPSGGDETEEIKKEELLEDDDPEALNQLRAMDEYKDTHRRGWGNRANRS, from the exons ATGTCGGAAGAAAATTCGTTGAATTCAGGAAACGATGCAAAAGATATCGCAACGTTGTCGCAATTATTCGACAAAGCATTCGATCTTTTTAACGAGATAAATAAAACCGATGAACCCACGAACAGTGCAAAAGTTCAG TCTGACATCAGACGAGCTATGTATATGTTAGAAGATGCTACAAGACTGGTCTCCATAGTCGATATGTTTAGCCACAACGAATCTTTTGAAGAAGTGGCTACAGAAAACATTAAGTATTTTTTACTACCAGCATTCCTTGGTACACTTGCTACAAAAATATGCAATACAAGTGATAGAATGCACATTGTTAATGTggcagaaatttattttattgattttttaaaacgtGTTAAAACATATGGTTTGACCGACATTGAAATACCAGAAGTTAAACCAGATGCTGAAAAAGAAAGCACTTCCGGGAGGATTAAATCAAATGCTGAACTAATTACAGAAATG ATAAGTCGAAGAAATACAAAACTGCAAAGATACAGGGAGCAAAAGGAATTAGAAGCGAGTTTAGTAACCTTCAGAAGAAATTTGTCAAGTCCAAACGTAGATGAAGAAATCAAGAGGCAATATTTCGTTGTACTCataaaattatatgtaaatCTAACAATTGAAGAACTATGCTCATTAGCAGCAGAAAAACCAATTCTGGAGTATATCAACAAAATGGGAAAAACCGAAACTATGACCTCGTATGCTTCACAGAAGCGTAAACCTGCTCCTAAATTACAGCCGATCATTATTACTCGAGATGAAGCACAGAAGAAAGTATACGGAGCTGGTTACCCTAGTCTACCGATTCTTACTGTTCAAGAATTTTACGATCAACGGGTGAAAGAAGGAGA CTGGCCCAATCCGTCTCAGCAAACTCAGGCGAATTCGAAGCCTTCGGGAGGAGACGAGACAGAAGAAATTAAAAAGGAAGAACTGCTTGAAGACGATGATCCAGAGGCATTGAATCAATTACGTGCCATGGACGAATATAAAGACACACATAGAAGAGGATGGGGTAACCGTGCTAATCGAAGTTAA